In one window of Solanum pennellii chromosome 2, SPENNV200 DNA:
- the LOC107009324 gene encoding uncharacterized protein LOC107009324 gives MPLYDCMLLLKPHVKKEALMDLVAKVGKHVYRKNGVLTDLKSFGTVQLGYGIKKLDGRYYQAQLMQMTVMTPPSFNNELHYLNKEDRLLRWLLVKHRDIKFGFDLWGEDGVKSDLSKFRSNIYEIEEEEDDDDDDNDDDVDESEKNSA, from the exons ATGCCGCTTTATGATTGTATGCTTTTACTAAAACCGCATGTAAAGAAGGAGGCTCTGATGGACCTTGTTGCAAAGGTTGGCAAGCATGTTTATAGAAAAAATGGCGTGCTTACGGATTTAAAGTCGTTTGGTACTGTTCAATTGGGTTATGGCATTAAGAAACTAGATGGAAGATATTATCAG GCGCAACTGATGCAAATGACAGTGATGACACCTCCCAGTTTTAACAATGAGCTGCATTACTTGAACAAAGAAGACCGCCTACTTCGATGGCTTTTGGTTAAGCATCGTGACATCAAATTTGGATTTGACCTTTGGGGTGAAGATGGTGTTAAGTCTGACCTGAGCAAGTTCAGGAGCAACATAtatgaaattgaagaagaagaagatgatgatgacgacgataatgatgatgatgtcgATGAATCGGAGAAGAATTCTGCCTAG
- the LOC107011386 gene encoding kinesin-like protein KIN-7F isoform X2 produces MKKLLKMLLFLSSMDSIVTSVFAYGQTSSGKTYTMTGITEYAIADIYDYIQKHSERDFMLKFSAMEIYNESVRDLLSADSTLLRLLDDPERGTIVEKLTEETLRDWNHVIQLLSICEAQRQIGETALNETSSRSHQIIRLTIESSAREYLGRDNSSSLSATVNFVDLAGSERASQSLSAGTRLKEGCHINRSLLTLGTVIRKLSKGRNGHIPFRDSKLTRILQPSLGGNGRTAIICTMSPARSHVEQSRNTLLFASCAKEVTTTAQVNVVVSDKVLVKHLQRELTRLENELRSPRTSLFPSDYEALLREKNKQIEQMEKEIKDLTMQRDIAQTQVRDMRQLLGDDAGLLMQVGLGNYPNLRVRRSPDYQSPMQVSILSYTPSIDADIRTCSDGHSRSSSEEQIIRVPEFEENFLHNSSSPRLLAGRSSNYSESDSCEGWDEIEKQSNGTNSEDLYKEVHCIETKESSTKVKQESKFPSPEERSKFPAEMTAENEDKADNGTVSPPADDYGRLAPPLLKENGEVTLLPCKEDEDFVPFSSFKEEKEPSEEPLSLPSKDSQTLESPKFADSRESVTLPLKEEKELNCVHTFEPPSPANLSSTYELLDDSPGSSILKLSRSRSCKASLMDDLYPPCFKELNINENTPLSQSERNVNATPDCLEIKISPPNFTSDVKDSQEKSSTIYGETDVNEVSKGEDTENESVNDVDDARTDDTDELQYEKEVKECPEAELEHDRPSKCVKDVGLDPIEDDLKSLGSWPSEFKMLQKEIIELWNVCNISLVHRTYFFLLFQGDAKDAVYLEVEIRRLTFLNDTYSHGEKTEVNGRILSLAQSMKDLRQERRMLRKQMLRKLTEEERESLYLKWGIRINSKHRRFQLVQRLWNKTDDMNHIADSAYLIAKLTGLMKPGQAPKEMFGLDFSPRPSRTYSFTRSLISSIL; encoded by the exons ATGAAGAAGCTGCTAAAGATGTTGCTCTTTCTGTCCTCAATGGATTCAATTGTga CAAGCGTATTCGCGTATGGCCAAACGAGCAGTGGAAAGACGTATACGATGACTGGTATAACTGAATATGCTATAGCTGATATATATGACTACATTCAGAAG CACTCGGAGAGAGACTTTATGTTGAAGTTCTCTGCTATGGAGATTTACAATGAATCTGTAAGAGATCTCCTTAGTGCTGATAGCACTCTTCTTAGACTTCTAGATGATCCTGAG AGAGGGACAATTGTTGAGAAGCTCACAGAGGAAACATTGAGGGATTGGAACCATGTCATTCAGCTCCTTTCTATTTGTGAAG CTCAGAGACAGATAGGGGAGACCGCGCTCAATGAGACCAGCTCCAGATCTCACCAAATTATCAGACTG ACAATTGAAAGTTCTGCTCGGGAGTATTTAGGCAGGGACAATTCCAGTTCTCTTTCAGCTACTGTG AATTTTGTCGATTTAGCTGGAAGTGAGCGTGCATCTCAGTCACTGTCAGCTGGCACAAGGCTGAAAGAAGGCTGTCACATAAATCGCAGTTTGCTGACTTTGGGCACTGTTATACGCAAGCTAAG CAAGGGTAGAAACGGCCACATTCCTTTCCGAGATTCAAAGTTAACTAGGATACTACAACCTTCATTGGGTGGAAACGGTAGAACTGCCATCATCTGCACAATGAGCCCTGCACGAAGTCATGTTGAGCAATCAAGGAATACTCTTCTGTTTGCAAGTTGTGCCAAGGAAGTAACTACTACTGCCCAAGTGAATGTAGTTGTGTCAGATAAAGTGTTAGTGAAGCATTTGCAGAGGGAGTTGACGAGATTAGAGAATGAGTTAAGGAGTCCTAGAACTTCTTTGTTCCCTTCAGATTATGAAGCATTACTGCGAGAGAAGAACAAACAAATAGAACAG ATGGAGAAGGAGATAAAGGACTTGACTATGCAGCGTGACATTGCTCAGACTCAAGTTAGAGATATGCGACAGCTACTTGGAGACGATGCAGGTTTATTGATGCAG GTTGGTTTAGGAAACTACCCAAATCTGCGTGTGCGGAGATCACCAGATTATCAAAGCCCAATGCAAGTGTCCATTTTGTCATACACCCCATCTATAGATGCTGATATTAGAACTTGTTCCGATGGACATAGCAGGAGTAGTTCCGAGGAACAAATTATACGCGTGCCGGAGTTTGAAGAGAACTTTCTCCATAACAGTTCATCTCCAAGGTTGTTAGCCGGCCGCAGTTCAAACTATAGTGAAAGTGATTCATGTGAAGGATGGGATGAGATTGAAAAACAAAGTAATGGAACTAATTCAGAAGACCTATACAAGGAAGTTCATTGCATTGAAACCAAGGAATCAAGTACGAAGGTAAAACAAGAATCCAAATTTCCATCTCCTGAAGAAAGAAGTAAGTTTCCAGCTGAAATGACAGCAGAAAATGAAGACAAAGCAGATAACGGAACAGTGTCACCTCCAGCAGACGACTATGGACGATTAGCACCACCTTTACTCAAGGAAAATGGAGAAGTCACATTGTTGCCCTGTAAAGAAGACGAAGACTTTGTACCCTTCTCATCTTTTAAGGAAGAAAAGGAACCTAGTGAAGAACCATTGTCACTTCCCTCAAAGGATTCCCAAACCCTTGAATCACCAAAGTTTGCAGACAGTAGAGAGTCAGTAACATTGCCATTGAAGGAAGAGAAAGAGTTGAACTGTGTGCATACATTTGAGCCTCCTTCTCCAGCAAATTTATCCTCAACATATGAGCTCCTTGACGATTCACCAGGCTCAAGCATCTTGAAATTAAGTAGAAGCAGAAGCTGTAAAGCTAGCCTGATGGATGATCTATATCCTCCATGTTTTAAGGAACTCAACATAAATGAAAATACTCCACTATCTCAGTCAGAAAGAAATGTCAACGCAACACCTGACTGTTTGGAAATCAAAATTTCTCCCCCAAACTTTACCTCCGATGTGAAGGACTCTCAAGAGAAAAGTTCCACCATTTATGGCGAGACTGATGTCAATGAAGTGTCAAAAGGGGAAGATACAGAAAATGAGAGTGTCAATGATGTAGATGATGCAAGGACGGATGATACAGATGAGCTTCAATATGAAAAGGAGGTCAAAGAGTGTCCT GAGGCTGAACTAGAGCATGATAGACCATCAAAGTGTGTCAAAGATGTCGGATTGGACCCAATAGAAGATGATCTGAAAAGTCTTGGCAGCTGGCCCTCGGAGTTCAAGATGCTCCAGAAAGAGATCATTGAACTTTGGAATGTTTGCAACATTTCCCTCGTACACAGAACATATTTCTTCCTTCTTTTCCAAGGTGATGCTAAGGATGCTGTATATCTGGAGGTAGAGATCAGAAGACTGACCTTCCTCAATGACACATATTCGCATGGAGAGAAAACAGAGGTCAATGGCAGGATTCTGTCCCTTGCACAAAG TATGAAAGACCTTCGTCAAGAGAGACGAATGCTGCGCAAGCAAATGTTGAGGAAGCTAACAGAAGAAGAACGAGAAAGCCTGTACCTTAAGTGGGGCATTCGGATTAACAGCAAACATAGGAGGTTCCAGTTGGTTCAGCGTTTGTGGAACAAGACAGATGATATGAACCACATTGCAGATAGTGCTTACCTGATAGCAAAATTAACCGGGTTGATGAAGCCAGGACAAGCTCCTAAAGAGATGTTTGGTCTTGATTTTTCACCTAGACCATCTAGAACTTATAGCTTCACGCGTAGCTTGATATCTTCAATCTTGTAA
- the LOC107011386 gene encoding kinesin-like protein KIN-7F isoform X1, with amino-acid sequence MGTMATVDEVVKDEERILVSVRLRPLNDKEILRNDASDWECINDTTIIYKNVNLSVSERSMYPSAYTFDRVFRTNCSTRQVYEEAAKDVALSVLNGFNSSVFAYGQTSSGKTYTMTGITEYAIADIYDYIQKHSERDFMLKFSAMEIYNESVRDLLSADSTLLRLLDDPERGTIVEKLTEETLRDWNHVIQLLSICEAQRQIGETALNETSSRSHQIIRLTIESSAREYLGRDNSSSLSATVNFVDLAGSERASQSLSAGTRLKEGCHINRSLLTLGTVIRKLSKGRNGHIPFRDSKLTRILQPSLGGNGRTAIICTMSPARSHVEQSRNTLLFASCAKEVTTTAQVNVVVSDKVLVKHLQRELTRLENELRSPRTSLFPSDYEALLREKNKQIEQMEKEIKDLTMQRDIAQTQVRDMRQLLGDDAGLLMQVGLGNYPNLRVRRSPDYQSPMQVSILSYTPSIDADIRTCSDGHSRSSSEEQIIRVPEFEENFLHNSSSPRLLAGRSSNYSESDSCEGWDEIEKQSNGTNSEDLYKEVHCIETKESSTKVKQESKFPSPEERSKFPAEMTAENEDKADNGTVSPPADDYGRLAPPLLKENGEVTLLPCKEDEDFVPFSSFKEEKEPSEEPLSLPSKDSQTLESPKFADSRESVTLPLKEEKELNCVHTFEPPSPANLSSTYELLDDSPGSSILKLSRSRSCKASLMDDLYPPCFKELNINENTPLSQSERNVNATPDCLEIKISPPNFTSDVKDSQEKSSTIYGETDVNEVSKGEDTENESVNDVDDARTDDTDELQYEKEVKECPEAELEHDRPSKCVKDVGLDPIEDDLKSLGSWPSEFKMLQKEIIELWNVCNISLVHRTYFFLLFQGDAKDAVYLEVEIRRLTFLNDTYSHGEKTEVNGRILSLAQSMKDLRQERRMLRKQMLRKLTEEERESLYLKWGIRINSKHRRFQLVQRLWNKTDDMNHIADSAYLIAKLTGLMKPGQAPKEMFGLDFSPRPSRTYSFTRSLISSIL; translated from the exons ATGGGTACAATGGCGACTGTTGATGAGGTGGTGAAGGATGAAGAAAGAATTTTGGTGTCGGTGCGTCTAAGGCCTTTGAATGAtaaagaaattttaagaaatgatGCTTCAGATTGGGAGTGTATTAATGACACTACAATTATTTACAAAAATGTTAATCTTTCTGTATCTGAACGCTCTATGTATCCCTCTGCTTATACATTTG ACAGGGTATTTAGGACTAATTGCTCCACAAGACAGGTTTATGAAGAAGCTGCTAAAGATGTTGCTCTTTCTGTCCTCAATGGATTCAATT CAAGCGTATTCGCGTATGGCCAAACGAGCAGTGGAAAGACGTATACGATGACTGGTATAACTGAATATGCTATAGCTGATATATATGACTACATTCAGAAG CACTCGGAGAGAGACTTTATGTTGAAGTTCTCTGCTATGGAGATTTACAATGAATCTGTAAGAGATCTCCTTAGTGCTGATAGCACTCTTCTTAGACTTCTAGATGATCCTGAG AGAGGGACAATTGTTGAGAAGCTCACAGAGGAAACATTGAGGGATTGGAACCATGTCATTCAGCTCCTTTCTATTTGTGAAG CTCAGAGACAGATAGGGGAGACCGCGCTCAATGAGACCAGCTCCAGATCTCACCAAATTATCAGACTG ACAATTGAAAGTTCTGCTCGGGAGTATTTAGGCAGGGACAATTCCAGTTCTCTTTCAGCTACTGTG AATTTTGTCGATTTAGCTGGAAGTGAGCGTGCATCTCAGTCACTGTCAGCTGGCACAAGGCTGAAAGAAGGCTGTCACATAAATCGCAGTTTGCTGACTTTGGGCACTGTTATACGCAAGCTAAG CAAGGGTAGAAACGGCCACATTCCTTTCCGAGATTCAAAGTTAACTAGGATACTACAACCTTCATTGGGTGGAAACGGTAGAACTGCCATCATCTGCACAATGAGCCCTGCACGAAGTCATGTTGAGCAATCAAGGAATACTCTTCTGTTTGCAAGTTGTGCCAAGGAAGTAACTACTACTGCCCAAGTGAATGTAGTTGTGTCAGATAAAGTGTTAGTGAAGCATTTGCAGAGGGAGTTGACGAGATTAGAGAATGAGTTAAGGAGTCCTAGAACTTCTTTGTTCCCTTCAGATTATGAAGCATTACTGCGAGAGAAGAACAAACAAATAGAACAG ATGGAGAAGGAGATAAAGGACTTGACTATGCAGCGTGACATTGCTCAGACTCAAGTTAGAGATATGCGACAGCTACTTGGAGACGATGCAGGTTTATTGATGCAG GTTGGTTTAGGAAACTACCCAAATCTGCGTGTGCGGAGATCACCAGATTATCAAAGCCCAATGCAAGTGTCCATTTTGTCATACACCCCATCTATAGATGCTGATATTAGAACTTGTTCCGATGGACATAGCAGGAGTAGTTCCGAGGAACAAATTATACGCGTGCCGGAGTTTGAAGAGAACTTTCTCCATAACAGTTCATCTCCAAGGTTGTTAGCCGGCCGCAGTTCAAACTATAGTGAAAGTGATTCATGTGAAGGATGGGATGAGATTGAAAAACAAAGTAATGGAACTAATTCAGAAGACCTATACAAGGAAGTTCATTGCATTGAAACCAAGGAATCAAGTACGAAGGTAAAACAAGAATCCAAATTTCCATCTCCTGAAGAAAGAAGTAAGTTTCCAGCTGAAATGACAGCAGAAAATGAAGACAAAGCAGATAACGGAACAGTGTCACCTCCAGCAGACGACTATGGACGATTAGCACCACCTTTACTCAAGGAAAATGGAGAAGTCACATTGTTGCCCTGTAAAGAAGACGAAGACTTTGTACCCTTCTCATCTTTTAAGGAAGAAAAGGAACCTAGTGAAGAACCATTGTCACTTCCCTCAAAGGATTCCCAAACCCTTGAATCACCAAAGTTTGCAGACAGTAGAGAGTCAGTAACATTGCCATTGAAGGAAGAGAAAGAGTTGAACTGTGTGCATACATTTGAGCCTCCTTCTCCAGCAAATTTATCCTCAACATATGAGCTCCTTGACGATTCACCAGGCTCAAGCATCTTGAAATTAAGTAGAAGCAGAAGCTGTAAAGCTAGCCTGATGGATGATCTATATCCTCCATGTTTTAAGGAACTCAACATAAATGAAAATACTCCACTATCTCAGTCAGAAAGAAATGTCAACGCAACACCTGACTGTTTGGAAATCAAAATTTCTCCCCCAAACTTTACCTCCGATGTGAAGGACTCTCAAGAGAAAAGTTCCACCATTTATGGCGAGACTGATGTCAATGAAGTGTCAAAAGGGGAAGATACAGAAAATGAGAGTGTCAATGATGTAGATGATGCAAGGACGGATGATACAGATGAGCTTCAATATGAAAAGGAGGTCAAAGAGTGTCCT GAGGCTGAACTAGAGCATGATAGACCATCAAAGTGTGTCAAAGATGTCGGATTGGACCCAATAGAAGATGATCTGAAAAGTCTTGGCAGCTGGCCCTCGGAGTTCAAGATGCTCCAGAAAGAGATCATTGAACTTTGGAATGTTTGCAACATTTCCCTCGTACACAGAACATATTTCTTCCTTCTTTTCCAAGGTGATGCTAAGGATGCTGTATATCTGGAGGTAGAGATCAGAAGACTGACCTTCCTCAATGACACATATTCGCATGGAGAGAAAACAGAGGTCAATGGCAGGATTCTGTCCCTTGCACAAAG TATGAAAGACCTTCGTCAAGAGAGACGAATGCTGCGCAAGCAAATGTTGAGGAAGCTAACAGAAGAAGAACGAGAAAGCCTGTACCTTAAGTGGGGCATTCGGATTAACAGCAAACATAGGAGGTTCCAGTTGGTTCAGCGTTTGTGGAACAAGACAGATGATATGAACCACATTGCAGATAGTGCTTACCTGATAGCAAAATTAACCGGGTTGATGAAGCCAGGACAAGCTCCTAAAGAGATGTTTGGTCTTGATTTTTCACCTAGACCATCTAGAACTTATAGCTTCACGCGTAGCTTGATATCTTCAATCTTGTAA
- the LOC107011273 gene encoding probable serine/threonine-protein kinase abkC: MSRIFSVGKTKGLGQSLCQNPTAIRSEQARKLELIGNGVCSLRCRFYGQYVSYRGYDSSVARRMSNTFYKSYSLTSPGTAVRNHAEVAWKKLSRIYFDEGQTFIQLSRFAQALSLALSRSFVILPSFLALTYGRNIALAQASPDLEYGLPMTSFYRHAENGHFLVTSLLHSIFEGFVLLLRAFYLGILFSPSIVMAPFADAFGPSFRKLWLQVVRSTLERAGPAFIKWGQWAATRPDLFSKDLCTELSKLHTKAPQHSFAYTKRTIKKAFGRDISEIFDEFEEKPLASGSIAQVHRASLLYPYHGRKIKPIVVAVKVRHPGVGESIRRDFEIINLVAKISKCIPKLKWLRLDESVQQFAVFMMSQVDLAREAAHLSRFIYNFRRWKDVSFPKPVYPLVHPAVLVETFEQGECVSYYVDELEGHERLKSALAHIGTHALLKMLLVDNFIHADMHPGNILVRVTQSKSSRKRIFKSKPHVVFLDVGMTAELTNNDRIILLEFFKAIARRDGQTVAECTLQLSKKQNCPNPEAFIKEVKESFDFWGTPEGDLVHPADCIEQLLEKVRHHRVNIDGNVCTVMVTTLVLEGWQRKLDPDYDVMHTLQTLLLKSDWAESLTYTIEGLMAP; the protein is encoded by the exons ATGTCAAG AATCTTTTCAGTTGGTAAAACTAAAGGACTTGGACAATCCTTGTGCCAAAACCCGACTGCTATTCGCTCAGAACAAGCGAGAAAATTAGAACTTATTGGAAATGGTGTATGTTCTCTTAGATGTAGATTTTATGGGCAATATGTATCTTATAGGGGATATGATTCATCTGTAGCACGTAGAATGAGTAATACTTTCTATAAGAGCTATTCATTGACTTCACCGGGAACAGCTGTAAGAAATCATGCAGAAGTTGCTTGGAAGAAGTTATCACGAATATATTTCGATGAGGGGCAAACTTTTATTCAATTAAGTCGATTTGCACAAGcacttagcttagcactgagcaGATCTTTTGTGATTCTCCCTAGTTTTCTTGCGTTAACGTATGGAAGAAATATAGCACTGGCACAAGCATCACCAGACTTGGAGTATGGTCTCCCAATGACTAGCTTCTACAGGCATGCTGAAAACGGACATTTTTTGGTTACCTCACTGCTGCATTCCATATTTGAAGGTTTTGTTCTGCTGTTGAGAGCCTTTTATTTGGGGATACTCTTTTCTCCCAGCATTGTAATGGCCCCATTTGCTGATGCATTTGGGCCTTCTTTCAGGAAACTGTGGCTTCAGGTAGTCCGCAGCACACTCGAAAGAGCAGGTCCTGCATTTATCAAATGGGGCCAGTGGGCAGCTACACGGCCTGATCTTTTCTCTAAAGATTTGTGTACTGAGCTATCAAAGCTTCACACCAAAGCTCCTCAACATAGCTTCGCTTACACGAAAAGGACTATCAAAAAAGCATTTGGTCGAGAcatttctgaaatttttgatGAGTTTGAGGAGAAACCTCTGGCATCTGGAAGTATTGCTCAAGTGCATAGGGCTTCCTTGTTGTATCCATACCATGGTCGAAAGATCAAGCCTATAGTGGTGGCTGTGAAAGTTAGGCATCCTGGAGTAGGTGAATCAATAAGACGAGATTTTGAGATTATTAATCTAGTCGCTAAGATATCAAAGTGCATTCCTAAACTTAAGTGGTTAAGGTTGGATGAAAGCGTCCAGCAATTTGCTGTTTTTATGATGTCTCAGGTTGATCTTGCTAGGGAGGCTGCACATTTAAGCCGCTTCATCTATAATTTCCGCAGATGGAAGGATGTCTCTTTTCCAAAGCCTGTCTATCCCCTAGTGCATCCTGCTGTATTGGTGGagacttttgaacaaggggaaTGTGTTTCATATTATGTTGATGAGCTTGAAGGCCATGAAAGACTTAAAAGTGCACTTGCTCATATTGGGACACATGCTCTTCTAAAGATGCTTTTG GTGGATAACTTTATTCATGCTGACATGCATCCTGGAAATATTCTTGTTCGGGTAACCCAAAGCAAGTCATCTCGGAAACGAATCTTCAAATCAAAGCCTCATGTTGTTTTCCTTGATGTAGGCATGACCGCTGAACTTACTAACAATGATCGGATAATATTATTGGAGTTCTTTAAGGCAATTGCTCGTCGAGATGGTCAAACTGTAGCAGAGTGTACTCTGCAATTGTCAAAGAAACAGAATTGCCCTAATCCAGAAGCCTTCATTAAG GAAGTGAAGGAGTCATTTGATTTTTGGGGAACTCCAGAAGGTGATTTGGTCCACCCTGCTGATTGCATTGAGCAACTCCTTGAGAAAGTTCGGCATCACAGAGTGAACATCGATGGTAATGTCTGCACTGTTATGGTGACAACTTTAGTCCTTGAG GGCTGGCAAAGGAAGCTTGATCCTGATTATGATGTTATGCACACCCTGCAGACACTGCTGCTCAAATCTGATTGGGCAGAATCTCTAACTTACACTATTGAAGGACTCATGGCCCCATGA